In Solidesulfovibrio fructosivorans JJ], a genomic segment contains:
- the corA gene encoding magnesium/cobalt transporter CorA: MLERFKKRSRGAGGLGAGENAFPARPTFAPWVVVYAFDGTSVTVRRYDVLTEDEPALEPGKVHWVRVIGVHDEEFVRAVARRFGLHPLLVDDILDTGHRPVMEEYEAIVFILLRLLGYDEADKRVLAEQVCLAAGDGFVLTFQEREANLWDALASRLEKGGGKLARRGREHLVHALVAAALDEYILTLGRLAEDIEELEQQVLSGAGGGETLTETYRLKREVLFLHRSLWPLREMLSRTRPDGQGETGEANAVASLLWNDIRQDVYQVLDAVETLREMLSEMVGLSMTKAELRMNAVGQYLTLVATIFLPLNFLVGFYGMNFDNLPFKSTDWGVYALTAFMVATVAGMALYFHRKQWIAGNGDDEE, encoded by the coding sequence ATGCTGGAGCGCTTCAAGAAACGGTCACGGGGAGCCGGCGGACTCGGGGCCGGGGAAAACGCCTTTCCGGCGCGGCCGACGTTCGCGCCCTGGGTCGTGGTCTACGCTTTCGACGGCACGTCCGTGACCGTGCGCCGCTACGACGTCCTGACCGAGGACGAACCCGCGCTCGAACCGGGCAAGGTCCACTGGGTGCGGGTGATCGGGGTGCACGACGAGGAATTCGTGCGCGCGGTCGCCAGGCGCTTCGGGCTCCACCCGCTCCTGGTGGACGACATCCTGGACACGGGCCATCGCCCGGTGATGGAGGAGTACGAAGCCATCGTGTTCATCCTGCTGCGGCTTCTGGGCTATGACGAGGCGGACAAGCGGGTTTTGGCCGAACAGGTCTGCCTGGCCGCCGGCGACGGCTTCGTGCTGACGTTTCAGGAGCGCGAGGCCAATTTGTGGGACGCCCTGGCCTCGCGCCTGGAAAAAGGCGGGGGGAAGCTCGCGCGGCGCGGCCGCGAGCATCTGGTCCACGCGCTGGTGGCGGCGGCCCTGGACGAATACATCCTGACGCTGGGACGTCTGGCCGAGGACATCGAGGAGCTGGAGCAGCAGGTGCTTTCCGGCGCGGGCGGGGGCGAGACTTTGACCGAGACCTACCGGCTCAAGCGGGAGGTGCTTTTCCTGCACCGCTCCCTTTGGCCGCTGCGCGAGATGCTGAGCCGCACGCGGCCCGACGGCCAGGGAGAAACCGGCGAGGCGAACGCCGTGGCCTCGCTTTTGTGGAACGACATCCGCCAGGACGTGTATCAGGTGCTCGATGCGGTGGAGACGTTGCGCGAGATGCTTTCGGAGATGGTGGGGCTGTCCATGACCAAGGCGGAGCTGCGCATGAACGCCGTGGGGCAGTACCTGACGCTCGTGGCCACCATCTTTTTGCCGCTCAATTTCCTGGTCGGCTTTTACGGCATGAATTTCGACAACCTGCCGTTTAAATCCACGGATTGGGGCGTGTACGCCCTGACCGCCTTCATGGTGGCCACGGTGGCCGGCATGGCGCTTTACTTCCACCGCAAGCAGTGGATCGCCGGCAACGGCGACGACGAGGAATAA
- a CDS encoding LysR family transcriptional regulator, protein MELRNLRALVEIVRQGGFTRAARTLFSTQSTVSKAVKQLEEELGEALLERLGNGVRLTEAGEIVYARAAAMLAEGEHMVAELADLRGLISGRLRLGLPIFGSARLFAPLFAEYRSRHPGVEIELMEQGSARLEQALLAGEVELAVSLLPVPEAFDWQLVRDDPMMALLWSDHPLAGRKTARLAQFASAPMILFEQGFALNARIETACRARGFEPMTVARSGQVDFIIALVASGLGVALLPRILTEGRPLSPLTAVLVDETDLRWQAALVWRKGARLSPAARAWLALTREKLPPGGLSGEGPTA, encoded by the coding sequence ATGGAACTGCGCAACCTGCGGGCCCTGGTGGAGATCGTGCGCCAGGGCGGTTTTACCCGGGCGGCGCGCACCCTTTTTTCCACCCAGTCCACGGTGAGCAAGGCCGTCAAGCAGCTGGAGGAGGAATTGGGCGAGGCGCTGCTCGAGCGGCTGGGGAACGGGGTGCGGCTGACCGAGGCCGGGGAGATCGTCTACGCCCGGGCGGCGGCCATGCTGGCCGAGGGCGAGCACATGGTGGCCGAGCTGGCCGACCTCAGAGGGCTCATTTCCGGCCGGCTGCGCCTGGGGCTGCCCATCTTCGGCAGCGCAAGGCTTTTCGCGCCGCTTTTCGCCGAATACCGCAGCCGCCATCCCGGGGTGGAGATCGAACTCATGGAACAGGGTAGCGCCCGGCTGGAGCAGGCCCTTTTGGCCGGCGAGGTGGAGTTGGCCGTGTCGCTTTTGCCGGTGCCGGAGGCCTTCGACTGGCAGCTCGTGCGCGACGACCCGATGATGGCGCTGCTTTGGTCCGACCATCCCCTGGCCGGCCGCAAGACGGCGCGCCTGGCCCAGTTCGCTTCCGCGCCCATGATCCTTTTCGAGCAGGGCTTCGCCTTAAACGCCCGCATCGAAACGGCCTGCCGGGCCCGGGGGTTCGAGCCCATGACCGTGGCCCGCAGCGGCCAGGTGGATTTCATCATCGCGCTCGTGGCCTCGGGGCTCGGGGTGGCGCTCTTGCCGCGCATCCTGACCGAAGGCCGGCCCCTTTCGCCGCTTACGGCGGTGCTGGTCGACGAGACGGACCTGCGCTGGCAGGCGGCCCTCGTCTGGCGCAAGGGGGCGCGCCTTTCCCCGGCGGCTCGGGCCTGGCTGGCGCTGACGCGCGAAAAACTTCCGCCCGGGGGCTTGTCCGGGGAAGGCCCTACCGCATAA